Proteins from a genomic interval of Clostridium sp. M62/1:
- a CDS encoding restriction endonuclease subunit S: MKIKDIGNVVTGKTPQTAHAEFYGGDYMFITPTELHGGYKISSSEKTLTEAGLESIKTNSIDGISVLVGCIGWDMGNVAMCFEKCATNQQINSITQISEDYSPYFLYYWLSTKKEYLFSISSVTRTPILSKGVFEEIEIPSISRSEQDKIAKVLLVLDKKIKLNSEVNDNLAA, encoded by the coding sequence ATGAAAATCAAGGATATAGGGAATGTGGTTACCGGAAAAACTCCACAAACTGCTCATGCAGAATTCTATGGTGGTGACTACATGTTTATAACACCAACGGAGTTACATGGAGGATATAAAATTTCTTCATCTGAAAAAACACTTACAGAGGCGGGCTTGGAATCTATCAAAACTAATTCTATTGATGGAATAAGTGTGTTAGTAGGCTGCATTGGTTGGGATATGGGCAATGTTGCCATGTGCTTTGAAAAGTGTGCAACTAACCAACAGATCAACAGCATAACCCAAATATCAGAAGACTATAGTCCTTATTTTCTCTACTACTGGTTAAGCACAAAAAAGGAATATCTCTTTTCAATTTCCTCCGTAACCAGAACACCAATTTTGAGCAAAGGCGTTTTTGAGGAGATTGAGATACCGAGTATTTCACGTTCAGAGCAGGATAAGATTGCAAAAGTGCTTTTAGTTCTTGACAAGAAAATCAAATTGAACTCCGAGGTAAATGATAATTTAGCTGCTTAG
- a CDS encoding restriction endonuclease subunit S, which translates to MPSTYHNAANTVAPVITISSSGANAGFVNLWGVPVWSSDSSFIDFKMTPYVYFWHALLKRHQNNIYKIQTGSAQPHIYPSHIASLPVCDLDFGKVADYTERVTPLFTLISKNYKESNQLRALRDWLLPMLMNGQATISD; encoded by the coding sequence GTGCCATCGACATACCACAATGCAGCCAATACTGTAGCGCCTGTGATAACTATTTCGAGCTCTGGAGCGAACGCCGGATTTGTGAATTTGTGGGGCGTGCCTGTTTGGTCATCTGATTCGTCCTTCATAGATTTCAAGATGACACCCTACGTTTATTTCTGGCATGCGCTTTTGAAGCGCCACCAGAATAATATCTATAAAATCCAAACTGGTTCTGCACAGCCACACATTTATCCAAGTCATATAGCAAGCCTTCCTGTGTGTGATCTGGATTTTGGCAAAGTGGCTGACTATACAGAGCGTGTTACGCCGCTTTTCACGCTGATTTCCAAGAATTACAAAGAAAGCAACCAGCTACGAGCATTGCGAGATTGGCTCCTGCCAATGCTGATGAACGGTCAAGCCACCATCAGCGACTAA
- a CDS encoding HsdM family class I SAM-dependent methyltransferase, with protein sequence MDIKAQTYKLIDDLKAVCHNYGMGNDGNEYKVITQIFLYKFLNDKFGYEIKKKDSRIASAEKWETAYSELPEDDRLDLLDSLSPDIPRLYPEHLISTLWNQQAKGDFDLIFDSTMVDIADKNIDIFSTQTTKNTKIPLFEKLTNFVTDDAQRAPFARALVDKLVNFSFEDAFAESYDFFAGVFEYVIKDYNTNGGGVYAEYYTPHAIAVIMARLLVGDRQDLHNIECYDPAAGTGTLLMALAHQIGEDRCTIFAQDRSQKSNKMLKLNLILNGLVSSLDHAIQGDTLTDPFHMSDDGKSLRQFDYEVCNPPFNLDFSETRETLAAMPARFWAGIPNVPKKKKESMSIYTCFLQHVLNSMKPNGKAAIVLPTGFLTAKSSVEGKLLKHIVNERLVYGVISMPSNVFANTGTNVSVVFFDNSKSSDKVILIDASKLGEEYQEGNNKKVRLTPSEIDMIVDTFLNKKTVEDFSVAVSYEDIEAKKCSLAAGQYFDVKIEYVELTQEEFESKMSELTSNLQSYFDEGNVLQKEIMEQLKRVKYEQI encoded by the coding sequence ATGGATATAAAGGCACAAACCTATAAGTTGATAGATGACCTGAAAGCTGTCTGCCACAATTACGGTATGGGAAACGACGGAAACGAGTACAAGGTCATTACCCAGATATTTCTATATAAGTTTTTGAACGATAAATTTGGATATGAGATTAAGAAAAAGGATTCTCGTATCGCCAGTGCTGAAAAGTGGGAAACCGCATATTCCGAACTGCCGGAGGACGACCGGCTTGATCTTCTGGATTCATTATCTCCTGATATTCCACGGCTTTATCCGGAGCATTTGATCTCTACGCTGTGGAACCAGCAGGCAAAGGGAGATTTTGATTTGATCTTCGACAGCACCATGGTTGATATTGCTGACAAGAACATCGACATTTTCTCCACGCAAACAACGAAAAACACCAAAATTCCGCTGTTTGAAAAGCTCACTAATTTCGTGACCGATGACGCGCAAAGAGCCCCATTTGCAAGAGCTCTGGTTGATAAGCTCGTCAATTTCTCTTTTGAGGACGCTTTTGCAGAGAGTTACGATTTTTTTGCAGGTGTATTTGAGTATGTCATCAAGGATTATAACACAAACGGCGGTGGCGTATATGCGGAGTATTACACGCCCCATGCAATCGCCGTGATTATGGCTCGACTTCTTGTCGGTGACAGACAGGATTTGCATAACATCGAGTGCTACGATCCGGCAGCCGGAACCGGTACACTGCTAATGGCACTTGCTCATCAGATTGGTGAAGATCGCTGCACGATTTTTGCGCAAGATCGCTCCCAAAAGAGTAATAAGATGCTCAAGCTAAACCTGATTCTTAATGGTCTGGTTTCCTCGCTCGATCATGCAATCCAGGGAGATACTTTGACTGATCCGTTCCATATGAGCGATGATGGAAAGTCTCTCCGGCAATTTGATTATGAGGTCTGCAACCCTCCATTCAACTTGGATTTCTCTGAGACAAGAGAGACGCTTGCGGCTATGCCAGCCCGTTTCTGGGCAGGTATCCCAAATGTGCCGAAGAAGAAAAAAGAAAGCATGTCCATCTACACATGCTTCCTTCAGCATGTGCTGAATTCGATGAAACCAAACGGAAAAGCTGCGATTGTACTTCCAACTGGTTTCCTCACGGCAAAGAGCAGCGTCGAGGGCAAACTGCTGAAGCATATTGTAAACGAGAGACTTGTATATGGCGTTATCAGTATGCCGTCCAATGTTTTTGCAAATACCGGTACGAATGTATCCGTTGTGTTCTTCGATAATTCAAAGTCTTCAGATAAAGTTATCCTAATCGATGCATCAAAGCTCGGTGAGGAGTACCAAGAGGGCAACAACAAAAAGGTTCGCCTGACACCTTCTGAGATTGATATGATTGTCGATACTTTTCTCAACAAGAAGACAGTGGAGGACTTTTCGGTTGCTGTAAGCTATGAGGATATTGAAGCGAAAAAGTGCTCTCTTGCAGCCGGTCAGTACTTTGATGTGAAGATTGAGTATGTGGAGCTTACGCAGGAAGAATTTGAGAGCAAAATGTCGGAGTTGACATCGAATTTGCAGAGCTACTTCGATGAAGGAAACGTTCTGCAAAAGGAGATTATGGAGCAGCTGAAGAGGGTGAAGTATGAGCAGATTTGA
- a CDS encoding restriction endonuclease subunit S, which yields MIGNERLLTNGWQILKFSECIKQLNTGLNPRNHFSLGHGSLKYITAKNLTQFGTIDFSKCDFIDEQAKRIIHRRSDIQVGDILFSSRAPIGHCHLICEKPDDYDIGESIFSIRVNRKIILPDYLCLYMASDYFVRMASLHTTGSIIQEIRISDLMDTDVILPPMNEQRRIAECFKKIDRKIALNNKINDNLAQQLRLLYDYWFTQFDFPDESGKPYRSSGGQMVWSDDAKKEIPASWNSTKMSDAIEGIRTGLNPRDNFKLGSGTIKYITVKNLRSDGILDFSGCDTIDETARAIVHRRSDVCTGDILFASIAPLGRCHLVQELPQDWDINESVFSIRCNKATVTPEYLYMHLQSEAFVKESTACSTGSVFKGIRINTLLDSRMLLPPMQVVDKFSQQTKPLFSLQYKLNKEIQALTQLRDWLLPMLMNGQATISD from the coding sequence ATGATAGGCAATGAGAGATTATTAACCAATGGCTGGCAAATTCTAAAATTCAGTGAGTGCATAAAGCAGCTTAACACTGGATTGAATCCGAGAAACCATTTTTCTCTAGGCCATGGTAGCCTCAAATATATTACAGCAAAGAACTTGACACAGTTTGGCACAATTGATTTTTCAAAATGTGACTTTATAGATGAACAAGCAAAAAGAATTATCCATAGAAGGTCTGATATCCAAGTAGGTGACATATTGTTTTCTAGCAGAGCTCCTATCGGACATTGTCATTTGATATGTGAGAAACCAGATGACTACGATATAGGCGAATCTATATTTTCAATACGAGTGAATCGGAAAATTATTTTACCTGATTATCTATGTCTGTATATGGCGAGTGATTATTTTGTTAGAATGGCATCGCTGCATACAACAGGAAGTATTATACAAGAGATTCGCATTAGTGACCTAATGGATACAGATGTTATTCTTCCACCAATGAATGAGCAGAGGCGAATTGCTGAATGTTTCAAGAAGATTGATAGAAAAATAGCACTGAACAATAAAATAAATGATAATTTAGCGCAACAGCTCCGTCTGCTGTATGACTACTGGTTCACGCAATTTGACTTTCCAGACGAGAGCGGTAAGCCATACCGCTCATCTGGCGGGCAAATGGTGTGGAGCGATGATGCTAAAAAAGAGATACCTGCTAGTTGGAACAGCACAAAAATGTCAGATGCAATCGAAGGTATTCGTACAGGCTTAAACCCTCGGGATAATTTTAAGCTGGGCAGTGGTACGATCAAATACATCACAGTCAAAAATCTCCGCTCTGATGGTATTTTGGACTTTTCAGGGTGTGATACCATTGATGAAACTGCACGAGCGATAGTACATCGCCGTTCTGATGTATGTACTGGAGATATTTTGTTTGCGAGCATTGCTCCATTAGGTCGTTGCCATCTTGTTCAGGAACTTCCGCAAGATTGGGATATCAACGAATCTGTCTTCTCCATTCGCTGTAATAAAGCAACTGTTACGCCGGAATACCTTTACATGCACCTACAGAGCGAAGCTTTTGTCAAGGAATCGACTGCATGCTCAACCGGTAGCGTTTTCAAGGGTATTCGAATCAACACTCTATTGGATAGTAGGATGCTCTTACCTCCTATGCAGGTTGTAGACAAGTTCAGCCAGCAGACGAAGCCCCTTTTTTCGCTGCAATACAAGCTGAATAAAGAGATACAAGCCTTAACTCAGCTAAGAGATTGGCTTCTGCCAATGCTGATGAACGGTCAAGCCACCATCAGCGACTAA
- a CDS encoding helix-turn-helix domain-containing protein, translating to MSLGETIRITRQKSFYTQEEFAHKLNVALSTVNRWELNKAKPSVKAMRAIKSFCEENNQPYEFIEEQWVGYIGGE from the coding sequence ATGAGCTTGGGGGAAACAATTAGAATTACACGGCAAAAATCCTTTTATACGCAGGAGGAATTTGCTCATAAGCTAAATGTTGCGCTGTCTACGGTCAACCGTTGGGAATTGAACAAAGCAAAACCCAGCGTGAAAGCTATGAGAGCAATCAAGTCTTTCTGCGAAGAAAATAATCAACCGTATGAATTCATTGAAGAACAGTGGGTTGGCTATATAGGGGGCGAATAA
- a CDS encoding relaxase/mobilization nuclease domain-containing protein — translation MKMAATRLIALHINKGKTVAQCLADRTDYSENAAKTEDGKYISAYACDAKTCDEEFLLSKRQYEHITGRTQAHDVIAYQIRQSFKPGEITPEEANKVGYETAMRFTKGKHAFIVATHVDRAHIHNHIIFNSTTLDCTRKFRDFRLSGLALARLSDIVCLEHRLSVIVRKPYGERKKRTEYPEKKSQRDEICEAIDAALEIKPKDFQELIGILQEAGYEYKDGKQPALRGKGHARFARFRSLGKGYSVEELCEVIAGNVVHKSKFAEKTRTSARSAQVHQKAELSFLIDVRAKMQAGKGAGYARWAKVFNLKQMAKAMMFMEEHGIKSYAELKEKADGISEKCDALLESVKADEARMSEVSVLRKHLINYAKTKDVFAAYKASGYNREFYEVHRDSLALRSAAKKAFDAYKKENGSDKKLPRISELNAEYAMLLERKKSSYAEYRKTKSEMQDWLVAQKIVQEILKEDEQKKEQMHEQEVRQEEENRQSSR, via the coding sequence ATGAAAATGGCGGCTACAAGACTAATTGCGCTGCATATCAATAAAGGAAAGACGGTAGCGCAGTGTCTGGCTGACCGTACTGATTATTCTGAGAATGCAGCAAAGACGGAAGATGGAAAATATATCAGCGCGTATGCCTGTGACGCAAAGACCTGTGATGAAGAATTTCTGCTTTCTAAACGGCAGTATGAGCATATCACCGGTAGAACCCAGGCGCATGATGTGATTGCATATCAGATTCGGCAATCCTTTAAGCCCGGAGAGATCACGCCGGAGGAGGCGAATAAGGTTGGGTATGAGACGGCCATGCGATTCACCAAGGGAAAACACGCATTTATCGTGGCTACCCATGTTGATCGTGCGCACATTCATAACCATATTATTTTTAATTCAACTACATTAGACTGCACCAGAAAATTCCGAGATTTTCGCTTATCAGGTCTTGCGCTGGCAAGGCTCAGTGATATCGTCTGCCTGGAACACCGGTTGTCGGTCATTGTCCGAAAGCCCTACGGGGAGCGGAAGAAGAGAACGGAATACCCGGAGAAAAAGTCGCAGCGGGATGAAATCTGTGAGGCCATTGATGCAGCATTGGAAATAAAGCCAAAAGACTTCCAGGAACTGATTGGAATTTTGCAAGAAGCAGGGTACGAGTATAAAGATGGAAAACAGCCTGCACTGCGGGGAAAAGGCCATGCCAGATTTGCCCGCTTCCGCTCTCTTGGCAAAGGATATTCGGTCGAAGAACTCTGCGAAGTGATTGCTGGGAATGTGGTTCATAAAAGCAAATTTGCAGAGAAAACCCGCACAAGCGCAAGGTCAGCACAGGTGCATCAGAAGGCAGAGCTGTCGTTCCTTATTGATGTCCGTGCCAAAATGCAAGCAGGCAAAGGCGCGGGATATGCGCGTTGGGCGAAAGTATTCAATCTGAAGCAGATGGCAAAAGCCATGATGTTCATGGAAGAGCATGGAATCAAGAGCTATGCAGAGCTGAAGGAAAAGGCGGATGGAATTTCTGAAAAATGCGATGCGCTGCTGGAATCTGTAAAGGCGGATGAGGCACGGATGTCAGAAGTGTCGGTGCTGCGGAAGCATCTAATCAATTATGCCAAGACAAAAGATGTCTTTGCTGCATATAAGGCATCCGGCTACAATCGGGAGTTCTATGAAGTTCATCGGGATTCGCTGGCCTTACGCAGCGCAGCGAAAAAGGCGTTTGATGCCTATAAGAAAGAGAACGGTTCTGACAAAAAGCTCCCGCGCATCAGCGAGCTGAACGCAGAGTATGCAATGCTTCTGGAACGAAAGAAAAGCTCCTATGCAGAGTACCGCAAGACCAAATCGGAAATGCAAGATTGGCTTGTGGCACAGAAGATTGTGCAGGAAATCCTAAAAGAGGACGAGCAGAAAAAAGAGCAGATGCATGAGCAGGAAGTGCGGCAGGAAGAAGAAAATAGACAAAGTAGTCGATGA
- the xerA gene encoding site-specific tyrosine recombinase/integron integrase: MKERIVNQIIQGMLSVLNNAQTAHLQKVLAAAFSEVEVITVDCSETKEDDTSNRKIEELFIAAKKVEGCSEKSLKYYASTIRTMLDKIGKQVLEITTDDLRAYLTDYQAEKKSSKVTIDNIRRILSSFFTWLEDEDYILKSPIRRIHKVKSAATIKETYSDESLEKMRDKCDSLRDLAMIDMLSSTGMRVGEMVRLNRDDIRFDERECVVFGKGDKERIVYFDARTKIHLQNYLQSRTDSEPALFVSLRSPHRRLTIGGIELRLRELGKRLDIPKVHPHKFRRTLATMAIDKGMPIEQLQHLLGHQRIDTTMHYAMVKQSNVKLAHKKYIG, translated from the coding sequence ATGAAAGAAAGAATAGTTAATCAGATCATCCAAGGAATGTTGTCCGTGCTGAATAATGCGCAGACAGCACATCTGCAAAAGGTTCTTGCAGCTGCATTTTCAGAGGTCGAAGTTATAACGGTTGACTGTTCAGAAACCAAGGAGGACGATACCTCAAATAGAAAGATTGAGGAGCTGTTCATTGCAGCCAAGAAAGTCGAAGGTTGTTCTGAAAAATCGCTGAAATACTATGCTTCCACGATTCGTACAATGCTAGATAAGATTGGAAAGCAGGTGTTGGAGATCACAACGGATGATTTGCGAGCTTACCTCACCGACTATCAGGCTGAGAAGAAGTCAAGCAAGGTGACGATAGACAACATCAGGCGTATCCTATCCAGCTTTTTCACATGGCTTGAGGATGAGGACTATATTCTGAAAAGCCCGATACGCCGGATTCACAAGGTGAAGTCCGCTGCGACCATCAAGGAGACTTATTCTGATGAATCACTCGAAAAGATGAGAGATAAATGCGATAGCTTGCGGGATTTAGCAATGATCGATATGCTGTCCTCTACTGGTATGCGTGTTGGAGAAATGGTACGACTGAATCGAGACGATATCCGCTTTGACGAGCGAGAATGCGTCGTTTTCGGCAAAGGAGACAAGGAAAGAATTGTTTACTTTGACGCAAGAACAAAGATTCATCTGCAAAACTATTTGCAGAGTCGAACAGACAGTGAACCGGCACTTTTTGTTTCCTTGCGGTCTCCACATAGACGGCTGACGATTGGCGGAATTGAGTTGAGGCTTCGTGAGCTTGGAAAACGGTTGGATATACCAAAGGTTCACCCACATAAGTTCCGCAGGACGCTTGCAACGATGGCAATAGATAAGGGAATGCCGATTGAGCAGCTACAGCATTTGCTGGGTCATCAACGCATTGACACGACAATGCACTATGCGATGGTAAAACAGAGCAATGTTAAGCTGGCTCACAAAAAATACATTGGATAG
- a CDS encoding MmcQ/YjbR family DNA-binding protein, with protein sequence MTRQELFIWIRQQYGTEPEYPWHDWNAVLRHNDNNKWYGVVLEVSADKLGLPEAGIVDVLNVKSDPLLIGSLRGQDGYFPAYHMNKEKWLSIQLGKPELDDAIKDLLSLSYELTAPKKRKPKSSAKNPGDSANGKENDKD encoded by the coding sequence ATGACACGACAAGAATTATTTATATGGATACGCCAGCAGTACGGCACAGAGCCGGAATACCCCTGGCATGACTGGAATGCGGTGTTGCGGCACAATGACAATAATAAATGGTATGGTGTAGTTCTGGAAGTATCTGCTGATAAGTTGGGACTGCCGGAAGCAGGCATCGTTGATGTCCTTAATGTGAAAAGTGATCCGCTGCTGATCGGCTCTCTTCGTGGGCAGGACGGCTATTTTCCGGCCTATCACATGAACAAGGAAAAATGGCTCAGTATTCAGCTTGGCAAACCAGAACTGGATGATGCCATCAAAGACCTGCTTTCTTTGAGCTATGAGCTGACGGCACCGAAGAAGCGCAAACCAAAGTCATCAGCAAAAAATCCAGGAGATTCCGCAAATGGCAAAGAAAATGACAAAGATTGA
- a CDS encoding type I restriction endonuclease subunit R has translation MSGQRTQWNEATRVQMPALVHLTRIGFTYFGKITEDKAGTVYDPDTNILIEVFKSQFAKLNPERAGEAEAMLRIIRQELDNDDIGESFYKRLKAVSPVRLIDFEHPENNTFHCSAEFTCKRDEDEFRPDITLFVNGLPLVFIEVKKPNNIGGMVAEAERMNKLRFPNKKFRRFINITQLMIFSNNMEYDAMGGIVPIQGVFYCTGSKKGSPFNCFREENPLNLDVAPYNRDFPYKDIDPEVEKQILSDFNNQVIHTSPEYQTNLQTTTPTNRVLTSMCSPDRLLFLLKYGITYYHKTKELDDGTIEQIDQKHIMRYQQFFAAMIVRERISEGTTSGIIWHTQGSGKTALSFHLSYVLTDYFASINKVTKFYFIVDRLDLMKQSKEEFAARGLVVKTASSRAELMEQFRTNQSQEGTTGEPEITVVNIQRFEERQDKVVLPSYATNLQRVFIIDEAHRGYKPEGSFLANLFDADPNSIKIALTGTPLLKSERESWRVFGNYLHTYYYDKSVQDGYTLKIIREDIETSYKEKLEEIYHSLENLVQKKDVKKDDIIEHPNYVKELLRYIITDLKRFRIIRGDDTLGGMVICETSEQARRLFAYFDEIQNELNKDASSKSHFKVGLILYDSDDKDTRENVITDFKDNFKVDMLIVYNMLLTGFDAPRLKRLYFGRKLRDHNLLQAITRVNRPYKNNRYGYIIDFADIKKNFDETNAAYLAELNKFNDPDEVGEGNEANIFAQVMEDPAELIQRMQKARQVLFDYPLDNAEEFSTEISTIEDKSVLLDLKKALIEVRDCCNIVRTFGDDDLKAAFANFEISRLKDILSEVQRHINIINQREAFADDDATRIMVNEAMQDITFNFSKIGEEELKMVSGGEELNEKLQRMVRKFAENIDPEDPEYITLREAFHARFHEHGFTPQNMDEFNSYSKAMDEILQKLAELQKKNAVLLRRYNGDAKFARVHKRIREENKKRKSAGKPVMLSEYDESIVTALMTIKSDIDRKVYDRNDILKKDAYFEQTVMTEIKTGMDTLGVVNSREDRVFIQSRITKQYLEQYRETYPAA, from the coding sequence ATGTCAGGTCAAAGAACTCAGTGGAATGAAGCAACAAGGGTGCAAATGCCAGCGCTTGTCCACTTGACACGAATTGGCTTCACATACTTTGGAAAAATTACCGAAGATAAGGCTGGCACTGTTTACGACCCGGATACAAATATCCTCATAGAAGTTTTTAAGTCTCAGTTTGCAAAGCTCAATCCGGAACGAGCCGGAGAAGCGGAAGCTATGCTCAGAATAATCCGACAAGAGCTTGATAACGATGATATTGGAGAAAGTTTTTATAAGCGGCTTAAGGCTGTTTCTCCAGTAAGGCTAATTGATTTTGAGCATCCGGAAAACAATACATTTCATTGCTCGGCGGAGTTTACCTGCAAGCGTGATGAGGATGAATTTCGACCGGATATAACGCTGTTTGTGAATGGGCTTCCTCTCGTGTTTATCGAAGTGAAAAAGCCCAATAATATCGGTGGTATGGTTGCCGAAGCTGAGCGTATGAACAAACTGCGGTTTCCCAATAAGAAATTTCGCAGGTTTATAAATATTACGCAGTTGATGATCTTCTCAAACAACATGGAGTACGATGCTATGGGGGGTATCGTGCCTATTCAAGGTGTTTTTTATTGCACTGGTTCAAAGAAAGGCTCTCCTTTTAATTGCTTCAGAGAAGAAAATCCGCTGAATCTTGATGTAGCACCGTATAACAGAGACTTTCCATATAAGGATATTGACCCTGAAGTTGAGAAGCAGATTCTTTCTGATTTCAACAATCAGGTCATTCATACAAGCCCTGAATATCAAACCAACTTACAGACAACAACTCCGACAAACCGTGTGCTCACATCAATGTGCAGCCCGGATAGACTACTTTTCCTACTTAAATATGGAATCACCTACTACCACAAGACGAAGGAGCTTGATGACGGTACAATCGAGCAAATAGACCAGAAGCATATTATGCGATATCAGCAGTTTTTTGCTGCAATGATTGTTCGAGAGCGTATCTCTGAAGGTACAACCTCTGGCATTATTTGGCATACCCAAGGAAGCGGCAAGACTGCTCTGTCTTTCCATCTTTCCTATGTGCTCACGGACTATTTTGCAAGCATTAACAAGGTAACGAAGTTTTACTTTATAGTTGACCGTCTTGACCTTATGAAGCAGTCCAAGGAGGAGTTCGCAGCAAGAGGACTGGTTGTTAAAACCGCAAGTTCCAGAGCTGAGTTAATGGAGCAATTTCGGACAAATCAATCCCAGGAAGGAACAACCGGAGAGCCTGAAATTACCGTTGTTAACATTCAGCGATTTGAGGAACGGCAGGATAAGGTTGTACTTCCATCTTATGCGACTAACCTGCAACGGGTTTTTATTATTGATGAGGCACATCGTGGATATAAACCGGAAGGTTCTTTCCTCGCCAATTTGTTCGATGCGGACCCTAACTCCATAAAGATTGCATTGACAGGAACGCCACTCTTGAAAAGTGAGCGCGAGTCATGGCGTGTTTTCGGCAACTACCTGCACACATATTATTACGATAAGTCTGTCCAAGATGGTTATACATTAAAAATTATTCGAGAGGATATCGAAACTTCCTACAAAGAGAAGCTGGAAGAAATCTACCATTCCCTTGAGAACCTGGTACAAAAGAAGGATGTCAAAAAGGATGATATTATTGAGCATCCGAACTATGTAAAAGAACTTCTCCGGTATATCATCACTGACCTGAAGCGTTTCCGGATTATTCGAGGAGATGATACATTAGGCGGCATGGTCATTTGCGAGACAAGTGAACAGGCTCGCAGATTGTTTGCGTATTTTGACGAGATTCAAAATGAACTGAACAAAGATGCGTCCAGCAAGAGCCATTTCAAGGTTGGACTTATCCTATATGATAGCGACGACAAGGACACCCGTGAAAATGTCATTACTGACTTCAAGGATAACTTTAAGGTGGATATGCTCATCGTGTACAATATGCTGCTTACTGGATTTGATGCTCCGAGATTGAAGCGACTCTATTTCGGGCGAAAACTCAGAGACCACAATCTTCTTCAGGCAATCACTCGTGTCAACAGACCGTATAAGAATAATCGGTATGGATACATCATCGATTTTGCCGACATCAAGAAGAATTTTGATGAAACAAATGCCGCATACCTTGCAGAACTCAATAAATTCAATGACCCTGACGAAGTAGGTGAAGGAAACGAGGCCAATATTTTTGCTCAGGTTATGGAAGACCCTGCTGAGCTGATTCAGCGTATGCAAAAAGCTCGACAAGTGCTTTTTGATTATCCGCTTGATAATGCAGAGGAATTCAGCACGGAGATTTCCACCATCGAGGACAAGTCGGTTCTTCTTGACCTGAAAAAAGCACTGATTGAGGTGCGTGACTGCTGTAATATTGTGAGAACCTTTGGTGATGATGACTTGAAGGCTGCATTCGCAAATTTCGAGATTTCTCGCCTGAAGGATATCCTCTCAGAAGTGCAAAGACACATCAATATCATCAATCAGCGGGAAGCCTTTGCTGATGACGATGCTACACGCATCATGGTCAATGAAGCCATGCAGGACATTACTTTTAACTTCAGCAAAATCGGTGAAGAGGAGTTAAAAATGGTATCCGGTGGCGAGGAGCTTAATGAAAAACTTCAAAGGATGGTGCGTAAATTCGCGGAGAATATCGACCCGGAAGATCCAGAATATATCACGCTGAGAGAAGCATTTCATGCTCGGTTTCATGAGCACGGCTTTACTCCTCAAAATATGGATGAGTTCAACTCCTACTCTAAAGCTATGGATGAAATACTCCAAAAGCTGGCAGAGCTACAGAAAAAGAATGCAGTCTTGTTGAGACGATACAACGGCGATGCAAAATTCGCTCGTGTTCATAAACGAATCCGGGAAGAAAATAAGAAGCGTAAAAGCGCAGGCAAACCGGTCATGCTCTCAGAATATGACGAAAGCATTGTCACAGCACTGATGACCATAAAAAGCGATATTGACCGTAAGGTTTATGATCGTAACGATATTCTGAAAAAAGATGCCTATTTTGAGCAGACGGTTATGACGGAAATTAAAACGGGCATGGATACCTTGGGGGTTGTCAATTCCCGAGAAGACAGAGTTTTTATTCAGAGCAGAATTACAAAGCAGTATCTCGAGCAATACAGAGAAACATATCCTGCCGCATAA